In Pseudoalteromonas carrageenovora IAM 12662, the following proteins share a genomic window:
- a CDS encoding Na+/H+ antiporter family protein, translating into MNAVVIGVILMLGLSLARVNVIVAMTISALVAGLTAGLGIKESVDAFNSGLSAGAEIALSYAMLGAFAVAISKSGLTRILADKLLDKVNAKGSTNQTFLSYFILLIILGCAISSQNLVPVHIAFIPILIPPLLVVFNQLKLDRRAIACILTFGLATSYMVLPYGFGGIYLYSILHKNLVDNGLDIVNTQVPMAMIIPAIGMFIGLLIAVFITYRKRREYNAMPLTTQTKDSDIENPKKVMIVGLFAVLSSLIAQNLSGSMILGGLVGVMIFSVFGVVKWEENGDVFSKGVAMMAMIGFIMISAQGFASVMQATGDVASLVHSGAALFDGNKPLAAGVILLVGLLITMGIGSSFSTVPIIATLFVPLCLDLGFSVMATAALVGTAGALGDAGSPASDSTLGPTSGLNADGQHDHIRDSVIPTFIHFNIPLIIFGWIAAMVL; encoded by the coding sequence ATGAATGCTGTTGTTATAGGCGTTATTTTAATGCTGGGGCTATCATTGGCCCGTGTAAATGTCATTGTTGCAATGACAATTAGTGCCTTAGTTGCAGGCTTAACTGCAGGTTTAGGTATAAAAGAAAGTGTTGATGCATTTAATTCAGGGCTTTCAGCTGGTGCAGAAATTGCGTTGAGTTACGCAATGTTAGGTGCATTTGCAGTCGCTATTTCTAAATCTGGACTGACACGTATCCTTGCCGATAAATTATTAGATAAAGTAAATGCAAAAGGTAGCACTAACCAAACGTTTTTGAGCTACTTTATTTTATTAATTATTTTAGGGTGTGCTATTTCTTCGCAAAACTTAGTACCAGTACATATTGCGTTTATCCCTATACTAATACCTCCCTTACTTGTTGTCTTTAATCAATTAAAATTAGATAGACGCGCAATAGCATGTATTTTAACGTTTGGATTAGCCACCTCTTACATGGTACTACCTTATGGTTTTGGTGGTATTTACTTGTACTCAATACTTCATAAAAACTTGGTTGATAACGGACTTGATATAGTTAATACACAAGTACCAATGGCTATGATTATTCCTGCAATTGGTATGTTTATAGGCTTACTCATCGCGGTATTTATTACATATAGAAAACGCCGCGAATACAATGCAATGCCTTTAACTACGCAAACTAAAGATTCAGACATTGAAAACCCTAAAAAAGTAATGATAGTTGGCTTATTTGCAGTGCTTTCTTCACTAATTGCACAAAATTTAAGTGGCTCAATGATTTTAGGTGGCTTAGTCGGTGTAATGATATTTAGTGTATTTGGTGTTGTGAAATGGGAAGAAAATGGCGACGTATTTAGCAAAGGCGTTGCGATGATGGCCATGATAGGCTTTATTATGATTTCTGCACAAGGCTTTGCGTCTGTTATGCAAGCAACTGGCGACGTTGCAAGTTTAGTTCACAGCGGTGCCGCTCTTTTTGATGGCAATAAACCATTAGCTGCAGGTGTTATTTTGCTAGTAGGCTTATTAATAACAATGGGAATTGGTAGTTCATTTTCTACAGTGCCGATTATTGCCACTTTGTTTGTACCTTTATGTTTAGACCTTGGTTTTTCAGTTATGGCAACCGCAGCCCTTGTTGGTACAGCGGGTGCTTTAGGTGATGCTGGCTCTCCCGCATCAGATTCAACACTTGGCCCGACATCTGGTTTAAATGCAGATGGTCAACACGATCATATTAGAGATTCTGTTATTCCAACCTTCATCCACTTTAACATCCCACTAATTATATTTGGTTGGATAGCTGCTATGGTACTTTAA
- a CDS encoding DUF58 domain-containing protein, producing the protein MPKKVAKGPSLFKSFKTRVFNKFLKNKHLKNTITLEHKTIYVLPSSLGWYFIVVAVLNFVMGINYQNNLILIMAYLMFVVIIIAVLMGYSNAKGLTVKFKDTFNSFSPQKPQIKFELQSPNVCQSVSLTYQGTVQTSQHVDQVSSKTQLLSLPLPYFLRGKYDIQRIKISSNYPFGLVSVWSYIQLQTYVFVYPSLEKVLSDAHVNALDEQSDNGIAKEVGSDEFESLLPHLPETGLHRVSWKHYAKTQQLLVKEFVDYKKANALFDFTFMNGDTEQRLSQLCFLVCEASEQNTPFMLKLPGKIVNTNTGLEHKQHCLALLSTFKGGV; encoded by the coding sequence ATGCCAAAAAAAGTAGCTAAAGGCCCTTCTTTATTTAAGTCATTTAAAACTCGTGTATTCAATAAATTTTTAAAAAATAAGCATTTAAAAAACACTATTACACTAGAACATAAAACAATTTACGTATTACCTTCATCACTTGGTTGGTATTTTATAGTTGTAGCTGTATTAAATTTTGTTATGGGTATTAATTATCAAAATAATTTAATTTTGATAATGGCTTACTTAATGTTTGTTGTAATTATAATTGCTGTACTTATGGGTTATAGCAACGCAAAAGGTTTAACGGTCAAATTTAAAGACACGTTTAATAGTTTCTCCCCTCAAAAACCTCAAATAAAGTTTGAACTACAAAGCCCTAATGTGTGCCAATCAGTAAGCTTAACCTACCAAGGTACAGTACAAACTAGTCAACACGTTGATCAGGTAAGTAGTAAGACTCAGCTATTATCACTGCCTTTACCTTATTTTTTACGGGGTAAATACGACATACAACGAATTAAAATTTCAAGTAACTACCCTTTTGGTTTAGTAAGTGTATGGAGCTACATTCAATTACAAACGTACGTATTTGTATATCCATCACTTGAAAAGGTGTTAAGTGATGCTCACGTTAATGCGTTAGACGAGCAAAGTGATAATGGTATAGCTAAAGAAGTTGGCAGTGACGAATTTGAATCTCTCTTGCCTCACTTACCAGAGACGGGGTTACATAGAGTATCGTGGAAACATTATGCTAAAACGCAGCAACTTTTAGTAAAAGAATTCGTTGATTATAAAAAAGCGAATGCCCTATTTGATTTTACTTTTATGAATGGCGACACAGAGCAGCGTTTGAGTCAGTTATGTTTTTTAGTTTGCGAAGCAAGTGAGCAAAACACGCCTTTTATGTTAAAACTCCCAGGTAAAATAGTTAATACCAATACCGGACTTGAGCATAAGCAACATTGCTTAGCATTATTAAGCACATTTAAAGGTGGTGTGTAG
- a CDS encoding M23 family metallopeptidase produces MLKTLLATALITSASFNAMALELKGHLTQGGLVTGKLDNVKSVTLDGTELKLSKNGHFVFGFGRDADTAHTLTWVDSSGIEHTQHLAITKRDYKIDKITGVAKKYVSPPKEVSARISREALAVRKAREVNSDLEYFLDPVLKPAEGRISGVYGSQRYFNGEPRRPHFGLDIANKTGSPVYAPISGTVVYAEPDLYYSGGTLIIDHGHGVTSTYIHLSKLDVKVGDKIIQGNKVAEIGATGRVTGPHLDWRFNWKGERLDPALLMQDTLANKK; encoded by the coding sequence ATGCTTAAAACACTTTTGGCAACAGCACTAATTACCTCTGCAAGTTTTAACGCGATGGCGCTTGAACTAAAAGGGCACCTTACGCAAGGTGGCTTGGTTACCGGTAAGTTAGATAATGTTAAATCTGTAACTTTAGATGGCACTGAGTTAAAGCTTTCAAAAAATGGCCATTTTGTATTTGGTTTTGGCAGAGATGCTGACACTGCTCATACGTTAACTTGGGTAGACAGCTCTGGCATAGAACATACTCAACACTTAGCAATAACAAAGCGCGACTACAAAATTGACAAAATTACAGGTGTGGCAAAAAAATATGTGTCGCCACCAAAAGAAGTAAGTGCTCGAATTAGCCGCGAAGCTTTAGCAGTGCGTAAAGCGCGTGAAGTAAATTCAGACTTAGAATACTTTTTAGATCCCGTTTTGAAGCCAGCAGAGGGACGTATTTCGGGTGTTTATGGGAGCCAGCGTTATTTCAATGGCGAGCCGCGCAGACCTCACTTTGGGTTAGATATAGCTAATAAAACAGGTTCACCTGTGTATGCACCAATAAGTGGAACTGTAGTCTATGCTGAGCCTGATTTATATTATTCAGGTGGCACTTTAATTATTGATCATGGCCACGGTGTTACCTCTACATATATTCATTTAAGTAAGTTAGATGTAAAAGTAGGTGATAAAATTATTCAAGGTAATAAAGTAGCTGAAATTGGTGCAACTGGTCGTGTTACTGGCCCACATTTAGATTGGCGTTTTAACTGGAAAGGTGAACGTCTAGATCCAGCATTACTAATGCAAGATACCCTTGCAAATAAAAAGTAG
- a CDS encoding acyl-CoA thioesterase — MTNIERDAVIAQRIEDSTTSVTKTVFPGRTNHHNTLFGGDALAWMDEVAFIAATRFCRKPLVTISSDRVDFKEAIPAGTFAELIAKVVHVGNTSLKVDVDILLETMHKDDKHSAISGSFTFVAVDDDHRPTPVVCDKMLNGFKE, encoded by the coding sequence ATGACTAACATTGAGCGTGATGCTGTAATTGCACAACGAATAGAAGATTCAACTACATCGGTTACTAAAACGGTGTTTCCGGGTCGTACTAATCACCATAATACACTTTTTGGTGGTGATGCTTTAGCTTGGATGGACGAGGTGGCTTTTATTGCAGCTACTCGTTTTTGTAGAAAGCCATTAGTGACTATTTCTTCTGACCGTGTTGATTTTAAAGAAGCAATACCTGCGGGTACATTTGCAGAGTTAATAGCAAAAGTAGTGCATGTTGGTAATACGAGCTTAAAGGTAGATGTAGATATTTTATTAGAGACAATGCATAAAGATGATAAGCACTCTGCTATAAGCGGTAGCTTTACATTTGTAGCAGTTGATGATGATCACAGACCAACACCAGTAGTCTGTGATAAAATGCTTAATGGATTTAAAGAATAA
- a CDS encoding 6-carboxytetrahydropterin synthase — protein sequence MILFVNSLTVIDFSYLCNKRGAVGESWIVDLTLHGKLNDKSMVLDFGLVKKQIKGIIDDCIDHRLAIPSGLTGSVNEFENHKTLDCTFGDNKHLAMSAPHQAYCMIDAEQVNVESVTEFLIATILPKLPDNIEKIELELKPEHSQSFYYHYSHGLKKHDGNCQRIIHGHRSQIGISLDGISMPRLQKEWSQKWEDIYLATSEDKIDAKDLKHVSAKSDDVCFAYTSAQGYFEMAISESRCDILPVDTTVECIAEHVAGQVKAQYPDKDVKITAYEGVGKGSISYA from the coding sequence ATGATCCTTTTTGTTAACTCACTAACAGTGATTGATTTTTCTTACTTATGTAACAAACGTGGCGCCGTTGGCGAGAGCTGGATTGTTGATTTAACTTTGCACGGTAAGCTAAACGACAAGTCTATGGTATTAGACTTTGGCTTAGTTAAAAAGCAAATCAAAGGCATTATTGATGACTGTATTGATCACCGATTAGCCATTCCATCAGGCCTTACAGGTTCAGTTAATGAATTCGAAAATCACAAAACACTTGATTGTACGTTTGGTGATAACAAGCATTTAGCAATGAGTGCTCCTCATCAAGCTTATTGCATGATAGATGCAGAGCAAGTAAATGTTGAATCGGTAACAGAATTTTTAATTGCTACTATTTTACCTAAATTACCAGACAACATAGAAAAAATTGAGCTTGAACTCAAACCTGAGCATAGCCAAAGTTTTTATTATCATTACAGTCACGGGCTTAAAAAGCACGACGGTAATTGTCAGCGCATTATTCATGGCCATCGTTCACAAATTGGTATTAGCCTTGATGGTATTTCTATGCCTCGCCTGCAAAAAGAATGGTCTCAAAAATGGGAAGATATTTACCTAGCCACGAGTGAAGATAAAATTGATGCTAAAGATTTAAAACACGTATCAGCTAAATCTGATGATGTGTGTTTTGCATATACATCTGCACAAGGCTATTTTGAAATGGCCATTAGTGAGTCGCGATGCGATATTTTACCTGTTGATACTACGGTTGAATGTATTGCTGAGCACGTAGCTGGCCAAGTAAAAGCTCAATACCCTGATAAAGACGTAAAAATAACGGCTTATGAAGGAGTCGGAAAAGGATCGATTAGTTATGCTTAA
- a CDS encoding transglutaminase family protein, whose translation MHEIKNEKVINYSMCFIYACLVIFFIAHLPVVFISVLAVICAWNFYLTYNNKPKPNSILANILAGAALVLMLFSVGMSDTVILFVAMLMLSSLFKLLQAKTKKHYHVITTLTFFSLSSVYLFNQSILTTLTVSGLYILNFAVLGLLESKHNLKIASKQSGKLLLLALPLAIFLLLFLPKMPAFWQLPGPKLAKTGLSEQVDPFDIAKLSNSDELVFRATFNNSAPNAPYYWRAIVHDEFNGNAWLTSDFLKYNNLKSNSKNDIDEQFIASYSVIAEPASQKWLYGLFYSRSESQNVESNTLGLLRKKNYQAKSLQYDVTSTGLTSTPLNDFENKRYTYLAHKKNVKAASLAKDLKQNTQTDRQFYNHLLQYFVDNKFTYTLTPTPMSGDNTIDQFLFDNKRGFCGHYASAAAYIFRSAGIPARLASGYLGGELNLDNSTLSVRQYDAHAWVEVYIHSEGWVVFDATAVVAPERLNGSLSQNEALNTEFKSNLDFGLVSLSNFPGINWLRLELENLDYQWSSWVLGFDKQKQNDFLKSLFGSRNIWLVPLIVLLTIGICFIAYFVYLNLPKRATKLAPMVKEFYEIHKWAQKQNIKTPKHLTPSQQLQVYMEQSPQSAQSLSAFSQLFNQVRYGKKSFTNERKTQAKDLIKLIKTSK comes from the coding sequence GTGCACGAAATTAAAAACGAAAAAGTTATTAATTACTCCATGTGCTTTATTTATGCATGTTTAGTCATATTTTTTATTGCTCATCTACCTGTTGTTTTTATAAGTGTTTTGGCTGTTATTTGTGCGTGGAACTTTTACTTAACATATAACAATAAACCTAAGCCTAACTCTATTTTGGCAAACATACTTGCAGGCGCTGCATTGGTATTAATGTTATTTAGTGTTGGAATGTCCGATACTGTTATTTTGTTTGTAGCCATGTTAATGCTTTCGAGCTTATTTAAATTACTGCAGGCTAAAACTAAAAAACATTACCACGTAATTACAACACTTACGTTTTTCTCGCTTTCGTCCGTTTATTTATTTAATCAAAGTATTTTAACCACACTTACGGTGAGTGGTTTATACATTTTAAATTTTGCAGTACTTGGTTTATTAGAATCAAAACATAATTTAAAAATAGCCTCTAAGCAAAGTGGTAAATTACTACTATTAGCACTGCCTTTAGCGATCTTCTTATTACTGTTTTTACCTAAAATGCCGGCATTTTGGCAATTACCAGGGCCAAAATTAGCTAAAACGGGGCTTTCTGAGCAGGTTGACCCCTTTGATATTGCAAAACTTTCTAACTCTGATGAGCTCGTCTTCAGAGCAACGTTTAATAACTCAGCGCCTAATGCTCCATATTATTGGCGTGCAATTGTACATGATGAATTTAATGGCAACGCATGGCTTACGTCTGACTTTTTAAAATACAATAATTTAAAATCAAACTCTAAAAATGATATTGATGAGCAATTTATTGCAAGCTACTCTGTTATAGCCGAGCCTGCTTCGCAAAAATGGCTTTATGGGCTCTTTTATTCACGTAGCGAATCGCAAAATGTTGAATCAAATACATTGGGGTTATTGCGTAAAAAAAACTATCAGGCAAAAAGTTTACAGTACGATGTAACTAGTACAGGCTTAACAAGCACGCCTCTTAATGACTTTGAAAACAAACGTTACACTTACCTCGCTCATAAAAAAAATGTTAAAGCGGCTTCACTCGCTAAAGATTTAAAACAAAATACGCAAACGGATCGCCAGTTTTATAATCATCTATTACAGTATTTTGTAGATAACAAATTTACTTATACTTTGACGCCAACCCCTATGAGTGGTGATAACACAATAGATCAGTTTTTATTTGATAATAAACGAGGTTTTTGCGGCCATTATGCAAGTGCCGCTGCGTATATTTTTAGAAGTGCGGGTATTCCAGCACGTTTAGCAAGTGGGTATTTAGGCGGAGAATTAAATCTAGATAACAGCACCCTATCCGTTCGCCAATACGATGCACACGCTTGGGTAGAAGTATATATACACAGTGAAGGCTGGGTTGTTTTTGATGCTACAGCAGTAGTAGCACCTGAACGCTTAAACGGGTCGCTTTCGCAAAATGAAGCGCTAAATACAGAGTTTAAAAGTAATTTAGATTTTGGCTTAGTTAGCTTAAGTAACTTCCCTGGCATTAACTGGCTCCGCTTAGAGCTTGAAAACCTTGACTATCAATGGTCTAGTTGGGTACTAGGTTTCGATAAACAAAAGCAAAATGATTTTTTAAAATCGTTATTTGGCAGCCGTAATATTTGGTTGGTACCGCTAATAGTTTTACTTACTATCGGAATATGTTTTATAGCTTATTTTGTTTATTTAAACTTACCTAAACGTGCTACTAAATTAGCGCCTATGGTTAAAGAGTTTTACGAAATACATAAATGGGCTCAAAAACAAAATATAAAAACGCCAAAGCACTTAACACCAAGCCAACAGTTACAAGTGTATATGGAACAATCCCCACAATCTGCGCAATCACTGAGCGCATTTAGCCAGTTATTTAACCAAGTACGTTATGGTAAAAAATCGTTTACTAATGAGCGTAAAACTCAGGCTAAAGATCTGATAAAATTAATTAAAACATCCAAATAG